The following coding sequences are from one Leishmania braziliensis MHOM/BR/75/M2904 complete genome, chromosome 36 window:
- a CDS encoding putative dolichyl-P-Man:GDP-Man5GlcNAc2-PP-dolichyl alpha-1,3-mannosyltransferase: MKFMNVALAAETVVIIIVILVVPYTEIDWRAYMEEVEGFLNGELDYRNLKGGTGPLVYPGGFIWVHAVLYYLTKKGEAIELAQLIYASVYLVTLAMVLRLYSHSGHTWRVIIPLFISKRIRSLYVLRLFNDCWAMLFLFAAVTFIAGRPSGAGKRSRQWLIGSICFTIAVSIKMNVLLFAPGMLYVMLRTLPLRRVAWYLFICAVWQVVAGIPFVAHNYKAYLSKSFELDRVFMHRWSLNYQFLDAELFTKPGFGQALLAMTAATWVLLWRMRWAPRTYLTDAEARVLHPAIADTRRQNTSSLLHAVEDEEMMDDAAQEQAVYASTLLTFFEANLVGVIFARTIHYQFYTWFFYTVPFVLAYTTYPWPLRIVSCALISQGFESFPPTPRTSVMLQSGFALTLFAFIFWGRDTPHAATPREAYRTKRRGAEAAANTGGGRSRTRQKETA; encoded by the coding sequence ATGAAGTTCATGAACGTGGCGCTGGCCGCAGAGACGGTAgtcatcatcatcgtcatcctcgtGGTGCCCTACACGGAGATCGACTGGCGCGCGTACatggaagaggtggaggggtTCCTTAATGGTGAATTGGACTACCGCAACCTGAAGGGCGGCACTGGGCCGCTGGTCTACCCGGGCGGCTTCATTTGGGTGCACGCGGTCCTCTACTATTTAACCAAAAAGGGTGAAGCCATCGAGTTGGCTCAGTTGATCTACGCTAGCGTCTACCTCGTGACACTGGCAATGGTTTTGCGCCTCTACAGCCATTCTGGGCACACGTGGAGGGTCATTATACCACTCTTCATCTCGAAGCGCATTCGCAGCCTCTatgtgctgcggctgttcAACGACTGCTGGGCCATGCTGTTCTTGTTCGCTGCCGTCACCTTCATCGCTGGCCGCCccagcggcgctggcaaGCGCTCGCGCCAGTGGCTCATTGGATCCATCTGCTTTACCATCGCCGTGTCAATCAAGATGAACGTGCTCCTCTTCGCGCCAGGCATGCTTTACGTAATGCTCCGCACGCTCCCCCTCAGGCGAGTTGCGTGGTACCTTTTTATCTGCGCGGTGTGGCAAGTAGTCGCAGGCATACCTTTTGTCGCCCACAACTATAAGGCGTACCTATCGAAGAGCTTCGAGCTTGATCGCGTCTTCATGCACCGGTGGTCGCTAAACTACCAATTCCTTGATGCCGAGCTTTTTACAAAGCCTGGATTTGGTCAGGCGCTGCTCGCGATGACGGCTGCGACGTGGGTTCTGCTGTGGCGCATGCGCTGGGCCCCACGCACGTACTTGACGGATGCAGAGGCACGTGTGTTGCATCCAGCAATCGCCGATACTCGTCGGCAGAACACCTCCTCACTCCTCCACGCTGTTGAAGACGAAGAGATGATGGACGACGCGGCGCAAGAGCAGGCGGTGTACGCGTCCACACTACTCACCTTTTTTGAGGCGAACCTCGTCGGCGTTATATTTGCCCGCACCATCCACTACCAGTTCTACACGTGGTTCTTCTACACTGTCCCCTTTGTCCTCGCCTACACGACATACCCATGGCCGCTGCGGATCGTGAGTTGTGCCCTCATCTCTCAGGGGTTCGAGTCCTTCCCACCGACGCCGAGAACGTCGGTGATGTTACAGAGTGGCTTTGCCTTAACTCTGTTTGCGTTTATCTTTTGGGGTCGTGACACTCCTCACGCTGCCACACCGAGAGAGGCATATCGGACCAAGAGGCGGGGAGCCGAAGCTGCAGCAAACACCGGTGGCGGGCGGTCACGCACCAGGCAAAAAGAGACAgcgtga
- a CDS encoding putative serine/threonine protein phosphatase, with protein sequence MPKFSLFGKKEKKTKTNEVVRDEGSSVASSTATRADSNNSCKSAKKHRKGITALHDAASGSTPSGLTASPTGASGPTVEPPQSLSSSSSWKSCSGSATQPLPPPPSTHLTDLCGPRPSVAHLKLQRSTLDDVLISTQRGVDLFPREMSDLTIPQLTEVFQVFQTFLDRCASTVVRQQSVLQLHAILPEIAAVDTTMTTESIKAQGFHPTFAIEPMLNHLLEQPAPLRARLCLAIYRFCRELNEELEDDLLSKETGFFGSLQSMNPNLHPTAGSDYGNSEDLCHTSSCSGDFVASQTAKMERCPNIDLPKIYNLLLHKDGYLPSAEELNEIFLRAQELLRAEPNVLMVAMPAVLVGDLHGQIRDLLQNVLALGGPLVSSEALALASPKSSVTKSKTTTSPKSGSGGAAKTFSRAPKSNESHPAQPQNYVFLGDYVDRGPNSLCVIALLFTAKLLSPNTVFMLRGNHECSNTNRLYGFLDECHRLYPIVNNKVTTLRMDATQSPSPGGADGATAHRGGNGSNDPSNTMNVSSSVEPTAAVPNMRAFSAGSSCPDDMGWDMKDHPLWLVANDALRSLPLCAALCEEVEVDDQAPLPPTTATTESSVKHSIAVDSPENPGTTSSAKELTATKASKSSGSSSANTSFVESLKSKKVEAGKSTAVAGGNARATKDKATNASSESLSSFPKRASTSFTKPKKTRQVVRICAMHGGLSPFIDDSFDGIIAINRFCNIEHGALVDLTWSDPLSSETTRGATTVTFDSNSSQVPLSKFQSTCTFNGTPVGFTGNPRGTGHIFGEDVTINFINTNHLYFIVRAHQCVQEGFQWTHKGRLLTVFSAPNYCGMRNKGAILLLDKNGAPTLKQYECEKIEESPHMTTADAPQPPKLFL encoded by the coding sequence ATGCCAAAGTTTTCTCTGTTTggcaagaaggaaaagaagacaaaGACTAACGAGGTGGTCAGAGacgagggcagcagcgtggcctcCTCGACGGCGACCAGAGCGGACTCTAACAACTCATGCAAGTCGGCGAAAAAGCACAGAAAAGGGATAACTGCGCTTCACGATGCGGCAAGCGGATCTACGCCTTCAGGTCTAACCGCGTCACCCACCGGCGCCTCTGGTCCTACCGTCGAACCACCACAATCGTTGTCGTCCTCAAGCAGTTGGAAATCCTGCTCTGGAAGTGCTACGCAGccattgccgccgccgccatcgacTCATCTGACCGACTTGTGTGGTCCTCGGCCGAGTGTAGCCCATCTCAAACTCCAGCGCTCCACGCTCGATGATGTCCTCATCTCTACCCAGCGCGGCGTAGATCTGTTTCCGCGCGAGATGTCGGACCTAACAATCCCGCAGCTGACCGAAGTGTTTCAGGTCTTTCAGACCTTCCTCGATAGATGCGCGAGCACGGTGGTGAGGCAGCAGTCTGTGTTACAGCTGCATGCAATTCTCCCCGAGATCGCCGCTGTCGACACCACGATGACTACTGAGTCGATTAAGGCGCAAGGCTTTCACCCGACCTTCGCAATTGAACCTATGCTGAACCACCTGCTAGAGCAGCCGGCGCctctgcgcgcgcgcctctGTCTCGCCATCTACCGCTTCTGCCGAGAGCTAAACGAGGAGCTGGAAGATGACCTGCTCTCTAAGGAAACGGGGTTCTTCGGCAGCCTGCAATCCATGAACCCGAACCTGCACCCCACCGCTGGCAGTGACTACGGAAACTCTGAAGATCTATGCCACACCTCTTCCTGTTCTGGTGATTTCGTGGCGAGCCAGACTGCGAAGATGGAGCGCTGTCCCAACATTGATCTCCCGAAGATCTACAACCTTCTCCTACACAAGGATGGTTACCTACCGAGCGCCGAAGAGCTCAACGAAATCTTTCTGCGAGCGCAAGAGTTGCTGCGAGCCGAACCAAATGTGTTGATGGTAGCGATGCCGGCCGTCCTCGTCGGGGACTTGCATGGACAGATACGCGATTTGCTGCAAAATGTTCTGGCTCTCGGGGGCCCACTCGTCTCGAGTGAGGCTCTGGCACTGGCGTCCCCTAAATCCTCTGTGACCAAGTCGAAGACGACGACCTCCCCGAagagtggcagtggtggtgcagcgaaGACCTTCAGTAGGGCCCCGAAAAGTAATGAGAGCCAccctgcgcagccgcagaacTACGTGTTCTTAGGTGACTATGTTGACCGTGGGCCGAACAGCTTGTGTGTGATTGCGCTGCTCTTCACCGCCAAGCTCTTGTCGCCGAACACCGTATTCATGCTGCGCGGCAACCACGAGTGCTCGAACACAAATCGCCTCTACGGCTTCCTCGACGAATGTCACCGCCTCTACCCCATTGTGAACAACAAGGTCACCACGCTTCGCATGGACGCTACACAGTCGCCGTCCCCAGGGGGCGCCGACGGTGCGACAGCACATCgaggcggcaacggcagtAACGACCCCTCGAACACGATGAATGtaagcagcagcgtcgagcCAACCGCTGCCGTGCCGAACATGCGCGCCTTCTCCGCCGGCAGTTCGTGCCCTGATGACATGGGGTGGGACATGAAGGATCACCCGTTGTGGCTTGTCGCGAATGACGCGCTTCGTTCACTTCCTCTCTGCGCCGCGCTttgcgaggaggtggaggtggacgaccaggcgcctctgccacccaccactgccaccaccgagTCGAGCGTCAAACACTCGATTGCGGTTGACAGCCCCGAGAACCCTGGAACAACTTCGAGCGCGAAAGAGCTAACCGCAACGAAGGCCTCAAAAAgtagtggcagcagcagtgcaaaCACCAGTTTCGTGGAGTCCTTAAAGTCGAAGAAGGTCGAAGCGGGTAAGTCGACTGCCGTCGCAGGCGGCAATGCACGCGCCACTAAGGACAAGGCAACCAATGCTTCCAGCGAATCGTTGTCATCGTTCCCGAAACGCGCCAGCACGTCCTTCACGAAACCGAAGAAGACACGGCAGGTCGTGCGCATATGCGCAATGCATGGTGGTCTGTCTCCCTTCATTGACGATAGCTTCGACGGCATCATTGCCATTAACCGATTCTGCAACATCGAGCATGGTGCGCTGGTCGACCTCACGTGGTCGGATCCATTATCTAGTGAAACAACCCGTGGTGCGACGACGGTGACCTTCGATTCTAACTCGAGCCAGGTACCTTTGAGCAAGTTTCAGTCTACCTGCACCTTCAATGGAACCCCCGTTGGTTTCACCGGCAATCCGCGTGGCACAGGGCACATCTTCGGCGAGGATGTCACGATAAACTTCATCAACACAAACCACCTGTACTTCATTGTGCGCGCACACCAGTGCGTGCAGGAAGGCTTTCAGTGGACGCATAAGGGCCGCCTGCTGACGGTCTTCTCGGCCCCCAACTACTGCGGTATGCGCAACAAAGGTGCCATCCTCCTACTAGACAAGAATGGCGCCCCTACACTGAAACAGTACGAATGCGAGAAGATCGAAGAGAGTCCGCACATGACTACCGCCGacgcaccgcagccgccgaAGCTGTTCTTGTAG